GTTAACGTCCTCCTCTAATGACGGTCTTGAGTCCGCCGAGCCGGCGGTTCAATTGTTCCATCATCGCTTCGTATTGAAGTTGGTTCCGGGCCAACTCGCTCATTTCATAGTCGAGGTCGACGTTGTTCCCGTCACTTCGCATCGCTCCTCCGGCCCGGTCCGTGATTGTCGTTGCCGCTCGCTCGCTCGGACGTCCACCCGCCAATTTGAGACGCATCTCGTTGTTCAACGTCTGTTCGAACACGGCTTGTTTCGCCCGGAAGTTCGGGGTATCGATATTTGACAGGTTATGGCTGATGACCTTCTGATTTACGACCGAATGATTGATCGCTTGCTTCATTAATTGATAGTCGGTGCCGATCCAATTCATGCGTTTCACTCACTTTCACCAAAAGAATGCATGTATATACCTTATTTGGAAAATCTACTATTACATTGAAACAAATCTGTAACAGTGTTGAAAGATATTTTTTTAAAAACAGGTAAATTCTATCTTCTTTTTTTGTCGAATATATGACTAATTCTGAAAATAATTACTTTTGCACTAAAAAAAGTCGCCCCCGACGTATCGGAAGCGACTTTATAAGCCGAAAGTCCTGATTCAATAGACTTTCCTATAATTCATATACTGAATTGTCTTTATTTCAATTCGATTTCAATTTTTGCAATTCGAACAAGAAGTTGTCATTTAGTATCTTAATATACGTTCCTTTCATACCAAGCGAACGTGATTCGATGACGCCTGCGCTTTCCAATTTGCGGAGCGCATTGACGATGACCGAACGTGTGATTCCCACTCTATCGGCAATTTTGGAAGCAACTAACAGCCCTTCGTTTCCACCGAGCTCCTCGAAGATATGTTCGATCGCTTCGAGCTCTGAATAAGAGAGCGAGTTGATCGCCATTTGAACGACCGCCTTCTTACGGGCCGACGCCTCGGCTTCAGCCGCTTTCTCACGCAGAATCTCCATTCCGACGACCGTCGCGCTATATTCTGCCAAGACGAGGTCGTCTTCCGTGAACTCATTGTTGAGACGACCGAGTACGAGTGTCCCGAGACGTTCGCCGCCTCCGATGATTGGGACGATCGTCGTCATCGAGTCGAGGAACAGTTCACGGTTCTCGACCGGGAAGGCTGTATATTCACTGTCAATGCCGATGTTTTCTGTCGTCTCCTTCACGTTGAACAAGTTCGAGGCATAAGGCTCCGGGAATTGGCGGTCGACTAAAAACGCCTTCATCCGTTCGTTCTCGATCTGTTGTTTGATCGCGAAACCGAGCAAGCGGCCGCGACGGCTCACGATGAACGTATTCGCTTCGAGTACTTCGCGCATTTTGTCCGCCATTTCTTTAAAATCAACGTGCGCGCTTGCCTCTTGTTGAAGCATCGTGTTCAATTGGCGTGTTTTGTCTAGTAAGTTCATAATTCTTATTTTCCTCCCTGTATGTGCATACAGAATCTTATAGTATAAATTGGCTCAAGTCTCGATCTTCCGCGATCGATCCGACTTTTTCTTTCACATAAGCCGGTGTGATTTGAACGTGTGTCTGTGGCATATCGGCCGCCTCGAACGACAAGTCCTCGAGCACGCGCTCCATGATCGTGTACAAGCGGCGGGCACCGATGTCGTCCGTCTCTCGGTTGACGTGCGTGGCGATACGAGCAATCTCTTCGATGGCCGAATGCGTGAACTCGACACTGATCTCCTCAGACTCGAGAAGAGCGGTGTACTGCTTAATGAGTGCCTGGGACGGCTCGGTCAAGATCTTGACGAAGTCTTCTTCGGTCAAGCTGCCCAATTCGACGCGAATCGGGAACCGACCTTGAAGTTCAGGAATCAAATCGGACGGTTTGGCCATATGGAATGCGCCGGCGGCGATAAACAGCACGTGGTCCGTCTTGACCGGGCCATACTTCGTCACGACGGTCGACCCTTCGACGATTGGGAGAATGTCACGTTGGACCCCTTCCCGCGAGACACCGGCGTGATCTTGCGACTTCGTCGCAATCTTGTCGATCTCATCGACGAAGATGATCCCCATCTGTTCACTGCGGCGGACGGCCTCGTCATGAACCTCGTTCATGTCGAGCAAGTTCTCCGCTTCTTCAGCGATGATGAGCGGTCGTGCTTCACGGACTGGCAGTTTGCGCTTTTTCCGTTTTTTCGGCACGATTTGACCGAGCATGTCTTGGAGATTCGATAACCCTTCCATGCCTTGTCCTTGGAACAAGTCGACGGTCTGTTTTTCTTCGAGGTTGACCTCAATCAACCGTTCTTCGAGCTCACCGAGTTCAAGCAGGCGGCGCAGTTGCGCGCGATCGGACGACTGTGTGCTCGTCGGTTCCTCGGTCTTTTGACCTTGACCCCCGAACAGCGCCTCAAACGGATTGGATGCGGTCGGCTCGACCTTGGCTTTCCCTTGCAGGGCGTCGAGGATGCGTTCGGTCGCTGCGACCTCGGCTTGTTCTTTCACGCCCTCTTTCTTCTCTTCCTTCACGAGACGGACCGAATCTTCGACGAGGTCGCGAACCATCGACTCGACGTCACGGCCGACATAACCGACTTCCGTGAACTTCGTCGCTTCGACTTTGACGAACGGTGCCCCGACGAGTTTGGCCAACCGTCGCGCAATCTCCGTTTTCCCGACACCGGTCGGTCCGATCATCAAGATATTCTTCGGTGTCACTTCATCGCGCAAGTCGGCGCTCAGTTTTTGACGCCGATAGCGATTGCGGAGCGCGATCGCGACCGCGCGCTTCGCATCTTTCTGTCCGATGACGAAGCGGTCTAACTCCGCTACGATTTGGCGGGGTGTCAGTTCACGTTTCATTCAGAATCGCCTCCGATCGTTTCTACGATGACTTGGTCGTTCGTGTAGACGCACAGCTCCCCGGCAATCTCGAGAGCGGCACGGGCTATGTCTTCTGCTGTTTTCTCCGGCGAATGCCGCACGAGGGCACGTCCGGCGGCGAGGGCGTAGTTTCCGCCCGAACCGATGGCCAAGATGCCGTCGTCCGGTTCAATCACTTCCCCGTTCCCAGACACGAGCAATAAGTGATCGCTGTCCATGACGATCAACAACGCCTCAAGTTGGCGGAGCATCTTATCCCCACGCCACTCCTTGGCCAACTCGACGGCCGCACGCGGCAAGTTTCCGTTATACATCTCAAGTTTCGATTCAAACTTTTCGAAAAGGGTGAACGCGTCGGCGACGCTGCCGGCGAATCCGGCGACGACTTTGCCGCCATAAAGACGTCGGACTTTTTTGGCCTTGTTTTTCATGATGACGGCGTTCCCGAACGTGACTTGTCCGTCTCCGCTCATCGCGCCGTGTCCGTTATGGTGGACCGCGAAAATCGTGGTTGCATGAAACATCTGATGACCTCCTACTTTCTCGGATGTGTAGCTTGATAGACCGCTCGCAGACGCTCGGTCGAGACGTGGGTATAACG
This sequence is a window from Exiguobacterium mexicanum. Protein-coding genes within it:
- the flgB gene encoding flagellar basal body rod protein FlgB yields the protein MNWIGTDYQLMKQAINHSVVNQKVISHNLSNIDTPNFRAKQAVFEQTLNNEMRLKLAGGRPSERAATTITDRAGGAMRSDGNNVDLDYEMSELARNQLQYEAMMEQLNRRLGGLKTVIRGGR
- the hslV gene encoding ATP-dependent protease subunit HslV, which produces MFHATTIFAVHHNGHGAMSGDGQVTFGNAVIMKNKAKKVRRLYGGKVVAGFAGSVADAFTLFEKFESKLEMYNGNLPRAAVELAKEWRGDKMLRQLEALLIVMDSDHLLLVSGNGEVIEPDDGILAIGSGGNYALAAGRALVRHSPEKTAEDIARAALEIAGELCVYTNDQVIVETIGGDSE
- the hslU gene encoding ATP-dependent protease ATPase subunit HslU; protein product: MKRELTPRQIVAELDRFVIGQKDAKRAVAIALRNRYRRQKLSADLRDEVTPKNILMIGPTGVGKTEIARRLAKLVGAPFVKVEATKFTEVGYVGRDVESMVRDLVEDSVRLVKEEKKEGVKEQAEVAATERILDALQGKAKVEPTASNPFEALFGGQGQKTEEPTSTQSSDRAQLRRLLELGELEERLIEVNLEEKQTVDLFQGQGMEGLSNLQDMLGQIVPKKRKKRKLPVREARPLIIAEEAENLLDMNEVHDEAVRRSEQMGIIFVDEIDKIATKSQDHAGVSREGVQRDILPIVEGSTVVTKYGPVKTDHVLFIAAGAFHMAKPSDLIPELQGRFPIRVELGSLTEEDFVKILTEPSQALIKQYTALLESEEISVEFTHSAIEEIARIATHVNRETDDIGARRLYTIMERVLEDLSFEAADMPQTHVQITPAYVKEKVGSIAEDRDLSQFIL
- the codY gene encoding GTP-sensing pleiotropic transcriptional regulator CodY, which encodes MNLLDKTRQLNTMLQQEASAHVDFKEMADKMREVLEANTFIVSRRGRLLGFAIKQQIENERMKAFLVDRQFPEPYASNLFNVKETTENIGIDSEYTAFPVENRELFLDSMTTIVPIIGGGERLGTLVLGRLNNEFTEDDLVLAEYSATVVGMEILREKAAEAEASARKKAVVQMAINSLSYSELEAIEHIFEELGGNEGLLVASKIADRVGITRSVIVNALRKLESAGVIESRSLGMKGTYIKILNDNFLFELQKLKSN